TCTTAATTGAGTCTAGACAGGTATCTTGTCAGGCTTACAGGTCAGGGGGACATGTCAGGGTAAGCCAAAATGggctacactataggcctacacgGTGCAATTGTGCCCTGTCTACTGCCCTACTGAAGTTTATGATGTTGAATTGTGTTTCCTTGTTTTTACAGCGTGATAGTGACAGTTATAAAGTATTTACAGATGATCAAAATGTATGACTCACTGCAGCAGCTTACAAAGACAAAAATGCCTTGCTATAAATGGCATTCGTGCGCCCCCTTGTGGGTCTTAGAGCAATTCGAGGGTGCGAATTTAATGGAATTTTAATCTCGTGTCCAGATGTTCAGCACGCTTCTTCTATAATGTCCTATAATGTCCTAGGCCTATTGCTATATACGATTTTATAATGAAAGAAAATAGTCCCAAACAACTAAAGATGTGCATCATAGCCATATTACGCCAAATTGTCTTAAAATAAACGAAAGTTTTGATGCGCGTGGTTGTTACCTACACAGATGCTTTAGCAGCTGTGTCAATTTCAGTGATTGATGACGCAGGAGCTAAACCTAAGCTACTTCCTACCTATTCCTAACAGCTTTTCAGTGCAGAGGTTGCGCCGACAGGAGAGACAACGCGAAAAATGAAGTTTGTGGCTTATCTTTTTTGTTTGGTCCTTCTGACCTCACTGACGGGTAAGTAGCCTAATTTAAAAGGTAACATTTATACATTTGCATATTACATTGACAGGCTATATACATTCCTAATCAAAGCGTGTAAATATttctgaaaataataataatacatattttttaaatgtaaggTTAAGTTgtcatatgtaaacattaaataaaaGAAGAATACCTGATCTGTAGTGCATATGCTGAGTCATATGGAGAGTTTTTAAAATGATTCATACGATGCAGAAAGGAATCCAGTGAGTCGCTACACCTAAACCAAATGCGTTCATAATGATAGATGAAAACTAATTTCCTTTTAAAGGATCCAGTGATGTTTTTAGAGCTGTTATTGCATGGAAAGtagattttaaatatttttctgtttgtttagtaAAGAAATTGTCTATTTAATGTATCATATTTCAGTGATCTCAGAACTGATTTATGGGATAATGTgacatgtatttgtattttgcatTGATTTTTGCAAGACACTTGTATTTTGCACtgtttttgcaaaacagttttgCAACActgatttttgcaaaacacacCTATGATGCAGGCTACTTTGCATAAAAACTGGACACAGGAGTGCAGCAGCATATTTGCTAAACAAATGTGTAGGCTGGCGTGCCACGTTGCCGTGTGAGTGCTGGCTGTATTGACTGAGGCCAGTTCATTTTCATACCCCCTTGCAGGTTGGCCCTCAGGGTCACGTGTGCGCCCAGGCAGACTCcctggggagaggggggaatGAATGGGCACTTTGTTGCTCCCTCGAAAAACAGCCTCTAATGGCATTCTGGTCAGAGACGcacagaggggtgtgtgtgtgtgtgtgtgtgtgtgtgtgtgtgtgtgtgagggtgagagagagagagtgtgagtgaatgagtgagagagagagagagtgagagagaccaagagagagtgagagtgagaaagtgaagagagagaaagaaaaagagaggaagagagagagagagggagggaggagagacgtACCTCTGGCTTTCGCTCACACAAGAGTGTGAAATGAACATACAGAAGAAAGGATGTTGAGACAAAGACAGAGCTAGAAAAAAGATTGATGGGGACAAAGACAGAGTTAGAAAAAAAGATTGAAGATTGACGTCTGAGAGTAAAGCAGGCAAAAGGCATAAATACATTCTGCTGAGATGCTCTTTGTTGTGAATACTCTAATatcaataaatattattttaattatttcctCTAGTTTCTTATTGGTATAATACACATTATGCACACATGGAATCTTTGTTCCCGCCCGCTAAATCTGAAATCAATAATTTATTTGGCCTCATAATATGAAAGCCCAATTGATGGATGACCATCAGAAAACCCTCTTAATAAATGTCATCAAGAATTTATACTAATACCATTCAAGAGGCTACAAATCATATCTCCATAATAATTGGCTCATTAATGGCAAGCTGTAGCCATGTAGCACATGCAAAAATGCAAACAGAATATGGGCCAGTGGGTTTCATGAGGAAAATATAAAAGTGGCACATTTCACAAAGACAAAACATGCTCTCCATTCCCCAGCAGATGCATCTCCAGTCATCAAAGAGAGCTTAGCCAAGCAGCTTCTCCGCACCAAGAGGCAGAAGGCTGGACACCCTGATGAGCCGATGAGGGTGGGGTCATGCAGCAGGACAAGTTGTCTCTGACTGAAAATGTGAAAGATACACAGCAGCTATATATCAGCCTCAGTCTGTCTGGGATAGACTATTGATGCCTTCATGATTGATCCCTATATGATGTCATAAATATCCCTTTAAATAATGATGGTTGCATAGGCTagtgtttttaaatgtgtgaaGTCATCATCACCCTCAAcctgactctctttctctctctcaattcaattcaattcaattcaagaatgctttattggcatgatgACAAGCTCACTTCTATTTccaaagcagttatacaataaatctgaacacatacatgtcagtagattttcataagataaataaataggtaaaagtaaaataaaatgcagtATATCtgatgcagtatgtgtgtgtgtgtgtctctctctctctctctctctctctcaggaacaCATGTTGCATATGCAGAGACTGGAGCAGAGGGCCCGCGAGACTAACCTGGAACACTGGCTCAACCCTCACTGCTTCCCACGCTGTGACCGCAACTATGGCTACCCAGTCTAAGCGTCTGATCTCAGTGCGTCTTAACTCCAAACATTTCCTGTAGCAATAGTCACTCGGTTACAGGGAAATCTATCATTACTGAAAATAAATGGAATAGGGAAAGCAGGTTATATTGAGGGTCAACACTGTGTATGTTAAGAAATTGAATTACAGCAGTTATAGGCTATTATTTTCCTGTACTGTAATTTACAGCGGCGAAAACGACGACGACTGGAGCCAATGTAACGATAGATGATGCTGACGGAAAGGAGAGATGAAGTCTGGAGACAGTCACTTGACTCATTGAGATGTCCGCTGACGGCCTCTACGGGGAATTTGCAATCCTTAAATAAATATGGGTCAACTTTTGTCATCAGCTAGCCTTTAACATTTGCCGTATTGGCTCTTGATGCAATAGACCTTCAATTCTGTATTTAGTcttattttttcctttcttttttttctactCAAAATAAAAGCATACATTGGTTTAATAAAGGCATATTAGAAAAAATATGAATTCATTCAGCGTGTGTTCCACATTTGGGCGCTTGGGTTTTAAGAAAGGACAAAGGCTAGCCTGTAGGTCAAGGTTTTTGTATTTGAAGATGAAAGAATATTAGAGAGTCTATTTGCCAGTTTACCGTCTCACCAGGTCCCGCATGAGAGTCTGTCAAACGTCCTGAATTTGCGAATAACTAAGAATAAATTGGAGGGCTGTAACTGAGCTAATAAGTTCATATATTATTTGTTAGGGTGGAGCAAAAAGAAAATTGAAACGTGCCAACCGGTCCTGTGTTGCATTTCCCGTGCAATGACGTTGCCGTTTATCATAGGAAATAAAATCGAAAACGCCCACAGTTCATTTTACAGCAATGTGTCAGTTTCGTTTGCAAGCAGTTCCTCAATCTTACTTTGAAGTAATTATCCTCCAATGTTATTTAAATCCTAGTTGCCGAGCAAAAGCAGCCCATCACAACATTCCAAAACGTAGAATAATTAGGCCTGTGCctatgttgcttttattttatgAGTAGCCTAATTTACGCCTTTAAAATCTTTTTGAGCTATGAGTTGGCAAGTTTCTACCGAGCCAGTTGCTTAAAAAAAAGTCTCCATCTCTTAAAATGGTAATTTAATCGCCTTCAAACATTAAATCTCAACTGATAAACTGTTGCTATTTTGATCATTTCTGATGTGTAAATATATTTCTTTATCAGCGAAATACGCAAGATTGTAAACTTGTCAAAAGGAGATGTGCATTTACAGAGCTAAATGGGCGCTGAACAAAGATCCTATGCTGCCATCCTTGTATTAGCTTACGTGTGTGCGTGGAACGACCAAGTATGACTGTTTTTTAAACTATAAAATAAGAATAATCATGATAAGAATAACCCAATATTTGACTTAAAATaggctgtaggcctagtccTTTATATTGACTCATGCGCTCGGCTATACAAAGTTCCCTGAAACCTGagtcaaaaaaagcagtttcaAATGAGTTTTGCGTGCCAGTTTACTCAAAGCAGAAAGCAAACTCACACATGCAGAAAATGTTGCAAGTTGAGTAACAGATACACACGTCATTGTTAGACTTGTTAGAGGGCACATCAGGCGATAGCAAGAAAATGTTCAATCGAATGGCCCTCAGCAAGATGAACATATTATACTGTAATTATACTGTAACTTATTAAAACTTCACATGTGCTGTATATGGCAGTTTTTGTATTTATACATTTCCAATGATATTTTTATAACTTGTGTTTGGACACTATGCGGAAGAGCCATTCTGATGCCGACGTGACATGGACACCATTAATGAGACTCACGCACGCAGTAGCCTATGAATGTGATAAGACCAATTATTTCTTAAAATGTCCATGTGGGCAACCAAGTAATAAAAGCACCACTGATATACTGAGCTGCAAAGAGCCAAACATTTATGCAATTCGAAATTTCAAATAATCTTCACAAAATGACCAGCAAATTCAGGTGCTTAGGAGGGAATTACACACTCtctacataaatatatatatacacatgttgtattttttttcaaaacgtGTCTTTCCTTCAATTCATTTGATTTGATCTCTTAATTAAATAGAGATAGAAGAgttatgcacaaacacataatcTGGTAAACCTTTTATATACATTATATGTAAAATTTGGAAATTATAGAGGACACTTTAAAGGACTGATTTGTGAAAACGAATATATGACCAGCCATGGCTTTTTTATCAAATCCAAGGCAACTCAATTTTTGTCCTTAAAGAATCCTTGGTCTGTGGTGCTCTCTTTGATAGTCACTGTGAGGAAGTTTGACGTCACGTCCGTGACCACCACCTTCTCCAGATTGCCAAGGCACGGGCTCCAGCAGCTCTCCTCCTCCGGCTCGTCCAGGAGGTGGGCCATGGGGATTCTGGCGATGAGGGTGGGCGGGCGCAGAACGGGCGTCTCCTCCGTCTGGTAGAGGCTGGGGTGTGGCAGGCGCTTTAAGTGCATGGGGTTCTGGTGGACCAGGTACTCCTTAGTCCTGCAGCCGGGAGCGTCCAGGCCTGGCTCGTGCGAGAGCGGGTGCAAGCTGTGGCCCGGAGTGCTGTAGTGCTGTTGGCTGCCGCCGGCTGGCGTGAGCCGCATGGGCTTTGGGGGGAAGCTGGGCTGCTGTCCCTGGAGTGGCCGGTGGGCCAGCTTCATCCCCCGCATCTCCGAGGCCCTGTCCAGGCCGTCGGCCAGCCCCAGTTTGGCCAGTTTGGAGGCGCCGCTGAACATCAGGGGCTCCTCGGCTCTCCTTTTGGCCAGGTCTCTAGGAGGGCCGCTGAGCAGGCCGTCTTTGAAGCGCAGCTTGGGCTTTGGGCCTCGTTTCTTTGGTAGGGTCGGGAAGCCGTCCGGCTTGGGTCGCAGGGGCGTCGGAGGAAGGCGGTGCTCCCGCGGGGGCTCCAGCGGCCGGACGCGCACACTCTCCCCTCGGTTGACGGTGCTGGGCGGGAAGATGGTGGGGACGACGGCTCGCAGGCCCTCTCGGGCTCTGGGCGTCACCGTGAGCTCTGGACTGGGGTAGGTCACACAGATGCCCCGGCTCGCCTCACTCCTGAACTCATAGGTTTTGCCTTTTTCCTTTGCTTGAGCCTGAAGACACAGAAATGTTTCCCATTATTGATAAGTAAAcatatttcttgaatttccccttggggatcaataaagtatctatctatctatctatctatatttcaAGATCTGCCCCATTATGGAGCAAAATGATACCAGAAATGCACAACAGTATTTCctttatcatcatcattgtGGCGTGGTAAGACATGTTGCACTTTAATGAAATACAAATCATTACAtattattacaatgtaacacaTGATTTAATTTTGGATTCATCAGTTTTAGTCTTCAGCTTCAGCTTCCAAAGCCCTCACATTAGCAGACATCAAAGGTAAGAGGTTATACAACTAAAATGTGAGTGAGTTCCTCAATAAAACAGGTGAAATTTGCCAGAGCAACAACAAACAGCAAAACCCCCTCACCAAAGACTGTGACTGAGCAAAGCCAAATTAATGATAAATAACTGGACTCAACAAGATTCTTCAGTCCTGATAGGCAAAAATGAAGTAAGTAAGTATTTTATTTACATAACTCAACCCACTGCGCTCCAAAGGAGTGATGGAAAATGGTGTGCCCTAGGCCTAAGAAGAACAGGCAAATGCATGACAAGGATGGCATCGGTGACTTAACAACTGTCTTTTCATGCACAAGGATTCAATgtcttgataaaaaaaatatctgacGAAATTGAGGTTGGACTGTTCCATCACAACACATGTGGGTGCAGTGAAGAGTCACTCaagctgtttgtttacatgcaACATTCTTGGAATGATGCCTAGAGACTGTGTTATCTGTGGTTGCTGTTGCCTTGCACCTAACTTAGCTGAAATGATCTTAAATCTAGTTCTGGATGAACAATAATAATTTACTCACCCGAAGAAGAAATGTCTTCGGTTTAGGTCCCCTCTTCTTTGGTCCGTAAAGCTCCCTCTCGCGTTCTCTGTAATGACAGGGTACGAACATTTGCATGTAACCCAGTCGACAGCAACCTGGTGTTCTAACGCATGCATGGTCTACGAGTTTTATTTCTGTACACTTCTGTGCATTTACCTTTCTTCAAACGCGACAAAGAGGCGGGAGTCCAAAATATTTTCTTCTGGTTCCCATGTGCTGTACCTAAGTGGGGGAAAGAGGATGTTTACATGGCACAATTCTTCACCACTGCCATACATTTCAAGCTCTGTCCACCGCACGCCCGCCAGCTAGATTTGCAATCGTTGCCAGCTTGTTAACTGGGTTGGTTGCCAAGTCAGTTAGCACTAGCGGTAGCATGCGAGCTAGCGAAACATTTGCCATCAGCCTGTGATTTAGTCTGGTGGTCTGTTACTTCGTCCATGCCGCCACACAGAGTTGGATATCCGCAAACGAAAAGCGAGCTGACGTGCAGAAACCGAGAGGGCCAGAGAGATAAGAGgctagctggcta
This window of the Alosa alosa isolate M-15738 ecotype Scorff River chromosome 7, AALO_Geno_1.1, whole genome shotgun sequence genome carries:
- the cbx8b gene encoding chromobox protein homolog 8b isoform X1; amino-acid sequence: MELSAVGERVFAAESIIKRRIRRGRMEYLVKWKGWSPKYSTWEPEENILDSRLFVAFEERERERELYGPKKRGPKPKTFLLRAQAKEKGKTYEFRSEASRGICVTYPSPELTVTPRAREGLRAVVPTIFPPSTVNRGESVRVRPLEPPREHRLPPTPLRPKPDGFPTLPKKRGPKPKLRFKDGLLSGPPRDLAKRRAEEPLMFSGASKLAKLGLADGLDRASEMRGMKLAHRPLQGQQPSFPPKPMRLTPAGGSQQHYSTPGHSLHPLSHEPGLDAPGCRTKEYLVHQNPMHLKRLPHPSLYQTEETPVLRPPTLIARIPMAHLLDEPEEESCWSPCLGNLEKVVVTDVTSNFLTVTIKESTTDQGFFKDKN
- the c7h17orf67 gene encoding uncharacterized protein C17orf67 homolog isoform X1, coding for MKFVAYLFCLVLLTSLTADASPVIKESLAKQLLRTKRQKAGHPDEPMREHMLHMQRLEQRARETNLEHWLNPHCFPRCDRNYGYPV
- the c7h17orf67 gene encoding uncharacterized protein C17orf67 homolog isoform X2, which encodes MKFVAYLFCLVLLTSLTDASPVIKESLAKQLLRTKRQKAGHPDEPMREHMLHMQRLEQRARETNLEHWLNPHCFPRCDRNYGYPV
- the cbx8b gene encoding chromobox protein homolog 8b isoform X2, producing MEYLVKWKGWSPKYSTWEPEENILDSRLFVAFEERERERELYGPKKRGPKPKTFLLRAQAKEKGKTYEFRSEASRGICVTYPSPELTVTPRAREGLRAVVPTIFPPSTVNRGESVRVRPLEPPREHRLPPTPLRPKPDGFPTLPKKRGPKPKLRFKDGLLSGPPRDLAKRRAEEPLMFSGASKLAKLGLADGLDRASEMRGMKLAHRPLQGQQPSFPPKPMRLTPAGGSQQHYSTPGHSLHPLSHEPGLDAPGCRTKEYLVHQNPMHLKRLPHPSLYQTEETPVLRPPTLIARIPMAHLLDEPEEESCWSPCLGNLEKVVVTDVTSNFLTVTIKESTTDQGFFKDKN